A window from Heterodontus francisci isolate sHetFra1 chromosome 4, sHetFra1.hap1, whole genome shotgun sequence encodes these proteins:
- the cfap97 gene encoding cilia- and flagella-associated protein 97 isoform X3, producing the protein MDSDMNLGEEVDHSFFDSDCEGEQVGSCSPGPQARSPSSGNGPHRGSVAEKGRVSRSQRGECGQGAAETYHENTLEDRERPGSSTSSAPPSTSVSPSPPASPSPSSPASNSPSPPTSVSPSPPASSSPLSSSSEKGISFPEEPLQKTTSCPNSSADEAGSSDEGKGEIGAGLQSGPNSQRSVPGKQCSHSRSNEAAHSDPDLDIDGSKLECSSSSSSGKQPLCIPTSQQRAKSSSKSRKGHIKDSCQGKNEDEDAEGTVTDVTPLSSPDSSPVHTVYRCKQPKVKSRRKKSSNKQENISQEIYSSLDTLSFDGEKGQGAQKLWRQREAKSSKVSSKSGSLETKRFDQRHSQKILNDATDLNQLLKAMMHLERRELRKIVADFPTRRYAKNYTFSNEEAKRIDCENQRLLQELTRKATKPAAVRSKTAMPSTVRVYHSTLNRQREQERIERENLVSFLHSPEAAKQECPENLKRLF; encoded by the exons ATGGACAGTGACATGAACCTGGGCGAGGAGGTGGATCACTCCTTCTTCGACAGTGACTGTGAGGGGGAACAGGTGGGGAGCTGCAGTCCTGGCCCCCAGGCACGGTCTCCGAGCTCCGGGAATGGTCCCCACCGGGGTAGCGTGGCTGAAAAGGGGCGAGTGAGCCGGAGTCAACGGGGCGAGTGTGGCCAAGGAGCGGCTGAGACATATCATGAAAACACATTAGAAGACAGAGAGCGGCCAGGAAGCTCAACTTCATCAGCTCCACCCTCCACCTCCGTTTCCCCCTCACCCCCAGCTTCCCCATCCCCCTCATCACCAGCTTCCAactccccttcacccccaacctctgtctccccctcacccccagccTCCTCCTCACCCTTATCTTCATCTAGTGAAAAGGGGATCAGTTTCCCTGAGGAACCCCTACAGAAAACCACAAGCTGTCCCAACAGTTCAGCGGATGAAGCGGGAAGTAGTGATGAAGGAAAAGGGGAGATTGGAGCTGGATTGCAGTCTGGCCCTAATTCCCAGAGGAGTGTGCCTGGGAAGCAGTGTTCACACTCCAGGTCAAATGAAGCTGCTCATTCGGATCCAGACTTGGACATTGACGGCTCCAAGTTGGAgtgctcttcctcttcttcctcaggGAAACAGCCTTTATGTATTCCCACATCCCAGCAGAGAGCCAAATCTTCCTCAAAGTCAAGAAAAGGGCATATCAAAGACTCCTGCCAGGGCAAGAACGAGGATGAAGACGCTGAGGGTACAGTAACCGACGTGACTCCTCTCTCTAGTCCAGATAGCAGTCCCGTTCATACTGTTTATCGATGTAAGCAACCAAAAGTTAAATCCCGCAGAAAAAAGAGCAGCAATAAACAGGAAAATATTAGCCAGGAAATCTACAGCAGTCTGGACACATTAAGCTTTGATGGGGAAAAGGGTCAGGGGGCACAAAAGTTATGGAGGCAGAGGGAAGCCAAGTCTAGCAAAGTATCTTCAAAGTCAGGTTCTTTGGAGACCAAGAGGTTTGATCAAAGACATAGCCAGAAGATCCTCAATGATGCCACTGACCTAAACCAGCTACTGAAAG CTATGATGCATTTGGAAAGGAGAGAGCTGCGGAAAATTGTGGCTGATTTTCCAACACGGAGATACGCGAAAAACTACACGTTCAGTAATGAAGAAGCAAAAAGGATTGATTGTGAAAATCAGAGATTGTTACAAGAATTGACCCGAAAAGCCACAAAACCAGCAGCTGTTAGATCAAAGACAGCCATGCCTTCGACGGTCCGAGTCTACCACAGCACTCTGAACAGACAGCGTGAGCAGGAGAGGATTGAAAGAGAAAACTTGGTGAGTTTTCTACATAGCCCAGAGGCAGCGAAGCAGGAATGCCCAGAAAATTTGAAAAG
- the cfap97 gene encoding cilia- and flagella-associated protein 97 isoform X2, which produces MDSDMNLGEEVDHSFFDSDCEGEQVGSCSPGPQARSPSSGNGPHRGSVAEKGRVSRSQRGECGQGAAETYHENTLEDRERPGSSTSSAPPSTSVSPSPPASPSPSSPASNSPSPPTSVSPSPPASSSPLSSSSEKGISFPEEPLQKTTSCPNSSADEAGSSDEGKGEIGAGLQSGPNSQRSVPGKQCSHSRSNEAAHSDPDLDIDGSKLECSSSSSSGKQPLCIPTSQQRAKSSSKSRKGHIKDSCQGKNEDEDAEGTVTDVTPLSSPDSSPVHTVYRCKQPKVKSRRKKSSNKQENISQEIYSSLDTLSFDGEKGQGAQKLWRQREAKSSKVSSKSGSLETKRFDQRHSQKILNDATDLNQLLKAMMHLERRELRKIVADFPTRRYAKNYTFSNEEAKRIDCENQRLLQELTRKATKPAAVRSKTAMPSTVRVYHSTLNRQREQERIERENLDSVQDHPAARIFIQCPIQVPEIQLNHRSLFEQPSH; this is translated from the exons ATGGACAGTGACATGAACCTGGGCGAGGAGGTGGATCACTCCTTCTTCGACAGTGACTGTGAGGGGGAACAGGTGGGGAGCTGCAGTCCTGGCCCCCAGGCACGGTCTCCGAGCTCCGGGAATGGTCCCCACCGGGGTAGCGTGGCTGAAAAGGGGCGAGTGAGCCGGAGTCAACGGGGCGAGTGTGGCCAAGGAGCGGCTGAGACATATCATGAAAACACATTAGAAGACAGAGAGCGGCCAGGAAGCTCAACTTCATCAGCTCCACCCTCCACCTCCGTTTCCCCCTCACCCCCAGCTTCCCCATCCCCCTCATCACCAGCTTCCAactccccttcacccccaacctctgtctccccctcacccccagccTCCTCCTCACCCTTATCTTCATCTAGTGAAAAGGGGATCAGTTTCCCTGAGGAACCCCTACAGAAAACCACAAGCTGTCCCAACAGTTCAGCGGATGAAGCGGGAAGTAGTGATGAAGGAAAAGGGGAGATTGGAGCTGGATTGCAGTCTGGCCCTAATTCCCAGAGGAGTGTGCCTGGGAAGCAGTGTTCACACTCCAGGTCAAATGAAGCTGCTCATTCGGATCCAGACTTGGACATTGACGGCTCCAAGTTGGAgtgctcttcctcttcttcctcaggGAAACAGCCTTTATGTATTCCCACATCCCAGCAGAGAGCCAAATCTTCCTCAAAGTCAAGAAAAGGGCATATCAAAGACTCCTGCCAGGGCAAGAACGAGGATGAAGACGCTGAGGGTACAGTAACCGACGTGACTCCTCTCTCTAGTCCAGATAGCAGTCCCGTTCATACTGTTTATCGATGTAAGCAACCAAAAGTTAAATCCCGCAGAAAAAAGAGCAGCAATAAACAGGAAAATATTAGCCAGGAAATCTACAGCAGTCTGGACACATTAAGCTTTGATGGGGAAAAGGGTCAGGGGGCACAAAAGTTATGGAGGCAGAGGGAAGCCAAGTCTAGCAAAGTATCTTCAAAGTCAGGTTCTTTGGAGACCAAGAGGTTTGATCAAAGACATAGCCAGAAGATCCTCAATGATGCCACTGACCTAAACCAGCTACTGAAAG CTATGATGCATTTGGAAAGGAGAGAGCTGCGGAAAATTGTGGCTGATTTTCCAACACGGAGATACGCGAAAAACTACACGTTCAGTAATGAAGAAGCAAAAAGGATTGATTGTGAAAATCAGAGATTGTTACAAGAATTGACCCGAAAAGCCACAAAACCAGCAGCTGTTAGATCAAAGACAGCCATGCCTTCGACGGTCCGAGTCTACCACAGCACTCTGAACAGACAGCGTGAGCAGGAGAGGATTGAAAGAGAAAACTTG